A stretch of DNA from Limnothrix sp. FACHB-406:
CGGTGAAATCCCGATTCTAAAAAGACCATGGTTTGCTCGGTTGGCGCTTTTCGCGGCCCGGAACTCCTCCGTTGGGTTCCCCGTTGCGAAGCGATCGCCCGAGTCAGTGCTCAAACACCGGTACGAGTTATCCCGCTTGGGAACTTGTGCAAAGGCCTTGAGACCGCCTGTTGGCCGCCTAGTCTGGAAACCCTGCATGGAAACCCTGGAATTCATCATTTACCCCGATGGTCGGGTACAGGAGAAAGTCACCGGTATCATCGGGGCCTCCTGTGCCGAAGTGACCGCCGCCATCGAAGCACAACTGGGGCGGGTCATCAGCCGCGAGGTAACTTCCGAAAACTTTGCTCGGGCCCAAGCGGATCGCGAGGCCTCGATCAAAGCCCAAACAACCTTCAGCGAGTGGTAGCACTCTGGGATTTCTAAGGCGCAGCTTTCGAGCCATTCGGGAGCGGCGCTTTAAAAATTTCAGCCGCGCTTGCTCCGGGGGGTCTGCATCGTTCAACCCGTTCAGATCGCTGTTAACGAAAACCACCATGTCGCACTTTAGCCAAATCAAAACGCAACTTCGCAACCTGACTTCCCTGAAAGCCGCCCTGACGGATCTGGGCATGGATTGGAAAGAAGGCCCCGCCACCGTGCGTGGTTACCAGGGGCAAACGGAAACCGCCGACGTGGCGATCGAACAGCCCAACGGCTATGACATCGGCTTTGCCTGGAACGGTCAGGAATATGCCCTGGTGACCGATATGCAATTTTGGCAACTGAACGGCTCGGTCGATCGGTTCCTGAAGCAAGTGACCCAGCGCTATGCCTTCCACACCGTGATCAACAGCGGTGCTGAACAGGGCTTCCAAGTGGCCGAGCAGGTCAAGAATGAGGACGGATCGATCCGTCTGGTGTTGCAACGCTGGAATGGTTAAGGTTCGTTAAGGGAGAGGCTTTGATCCTTTCTGCGCAACGACTCAACCGGCCGTGTCGTCTCCATTGTCTAGCGCTGGCTTTGCCCAAAGCAGTGGCGATCTCGCCAGGTTTTCTCGCTTGCGATCGGGGCAGGTTCTCAGAGTCCAAACTCGGAACTTGCCCCGA
This window harbors:
- a CDS encoding DUF2997 domain-containing protein, translated to METLEFIIYPDGRVQEKVTGIIGASCAEVTAAIEAQLGRVISREVTSENFARAQADREASIKAQTTFSEW
- a CDS encoding DUF1257 domain-containing protein — protein: MSHFSQIKTQLRNLTSLKAALTDLGMDWKEGPATVRGYQGQTETADVAIEQPNGYDIGFAWNGQEYALVTDMQFWQLNGSVDRFLKQVTQRYAFHTVINSGAEQGFQVAEQVKNEDGSIRLVLQRWNG